One window from the genome of Halococcus saccharolyticus DSM 5350 encodes:
- the pyrE gene encoding orotate phosphoribosyltransferase: MTDQDLIDALRAADAVEFGEFELSHGGTSEYYVDKYRFETDPHCLSTIAAAFAERLDESKLAGVALGAVPLVAATSVETDTPYVIVRKEAKEYGTGNRIEGELAEGEGVVVLEDIATTGKSALSAVRALREAGASVDRVLVVVDREEGARETLAEEDVELTSLVTASALLDDA, translated from the coding sequence ATGACCGATCAGGACCTCATCGATGCGCTTCGGGCGGCCGATGCCGTCGAGTTCGGCGAGTTCGAACTCTCTCACGGCGGGACGAGCGAGTACTACGTCGACAAGTACCGCTTCGAGACCGACCCACACTGCCTCTCGACGATCGCCGCGGCGTTCGCCGAGCGACTCGACGAGTCGAAACTCGCGGGCGTCGCGCTCGGGGCCGTCCCGTTGGTCGCCGCGACGAGCGTCGAGACCGACACACCGTACGTGATCGTGCGGAAGGAAGCGAAGGAGTACGGCACCGGGAACCGGATCGAGGGCGAGCTGGCCGAGGGGGAAGGGGTGGTCGTGCTCGAAGACATCGCTACCACCGGGAAAAGCGCGCTGTCGGCCGTCCGCGCACTCCGAGAAGCCGGCGCGAGCGTCGATCGGGTGCTCGTGGTCGTCGACCGCGAGGAGGGCGCACGTGAGACACTCGCTGAGGAGGACGTCGAACTCACATCGCTCGTGACCGCCTCCGCGCTGCTCGACGACGCCTGA
- a CDS encoding arylsulfotransferase family protein, which yields MDLPPRRWLVRGVLGLVVGSLVVVAAVSAVAYEPPSLGSGAVEQPANGSTIVSVQGFHFRGVGNAKKPARLASAGPRATTEWVYDGSKRNARWFYDVDPLSNGNLLVTSTVPNETVVFELDPHTQKRVWTERFDAEDTHDVDLINGDQLLVANMREYNGSTGVSNDRLFVYDRGSDEIVWEWYFKNHFPNATDGGFSADWSHVNDVDKIGDGKYLASPRNFDQAIVIDRLTGNITMRLGRDGQLGTLFEQHNPDYLESENGTPTILVADSENDRIVEYVRTNDSGNEREWERAWELSGGFNWPRDADRLPNGNTLVTDTLNHRVVEVTPTGEVVWEYYAPWAPYDAERLSAAGAAGANGTNSSNATNASIGGSNGPTMTDLNATGSYEVSGGAGEARPDDGQFSTWVASVAAGTPVGSMVESAAERYTHITPFFRPVWLSSWAFAALLGAALVAFPWAFGEGLYHRERIRRAAGRARSRLSR from the coding sequence ATGGACCTCCCGCCACGGCGCTGGCTCGTTCGCGGCGTTCTCGGGCTCGTGGTGGGGTCACTCGTGGTCGTCGCGGCCGTTTCGGCGGTCGCCTACGAGCCGCCATCGCTAGGTTCCGGAGCGGTCGAGCAGCCCGCGAACGGATCGACGATCGTCAGCGTCCAGGGCTTTCACTTTCGGGGCGTCGGTAACGCGAAGAAGCCGGCACGGCTGGCTTCGGCCGGGCCGCGCGCCACAACCGAGTGGGTCTACGACGGCTCGAAGCGGAACGCGCGGTGGTTCTACGACGTCGATCCGCTTTCCAACGGCAACCTGCTGGTGACGTCGACGGTACCGAACGAGACGGTGGTGTTCGAACTCGACCCCCATACTCAAAAACGGGTCTGGACTGAGCGCTTCGACGCCGAGGACACCCACGACGTCGACCTGATCAACGGCGATCAGCTCCTCGTCGCCAACATGCGCGAGTACAACGGGAGCACTGGCGTGAGCAACGATCGACTGTTCGTCTACGATCGGGGGAGCGACGAGATCGTCTGGGAGTGGTACTTCAAGAACCACTTCCCGAACGCGACCGATGGCGGTTTCTCGGCAGACTGGTCACACGTCAACGACGTCGACAAGATCGGTGACGGGAAGTACCTCGCTTCGCCGCGGAACTTCGACCAGGCGATCGTGATCGACCGCTTGACCGGGAACATCACGATGCGACTTGGGCGGGACGGCCAGTTGGGAACGCTGTTCGAGCAGCACAACCCCGACTACCTCGAAAGCGAGAACGGTACCCCGACGATTCTCGTGGCCGACTCGGAGAACGACCGGATCGTGGAGTACGTGCGGACCAACGATTCGGGGAACGAGAGAGAGTGGGAACGGGCGTGGGAGCTGTCGGGCGGGTTCAACTGGCCGCGCGACGCCGATCGACTGCCCAACGGCAACACCCTCGTCACGGACACGCTCAACCATCGCGTGGTCGAGGTCACGCCGACGGGTGAGGTGGTTTGGGAGTACTACGCGCCGTGGGCACCGTACGACGCAGAGCGTCTCAGTGCGGCTGGGGCGGCCGGAGCGAACGGCACGAACAGTTCGAACGCAACGAACGCCTCGATCGGTGGGTCGAACGGCCCCACGATGACCGACCTGAACGCCACCGGGAGCTACGAAGTCTCGGGCGGTGCCGGGGAGGCGCGGCCCGACGACGGCCAGTTCTCGACGTGGGTCGCGTCGGTGGCTGCGGGGACCCCGGTCGGGTCGATGGTCGAGTCCGCTGCCGAGCGCTACACCCACATCACGCCCTTTTTCCGGCCGGTGTGGCTGTCGAGCTGGGCGTTCGCTGCCCTTCTCGGCGCGGCGCTCGTCGCGTTCCCGTGGGCGTTCGGCGAGGGACTCTACCACCGTGAGCGCATCCGCCGCGCGGCCGGTCGCGCCCGATCACGGCTGTCACGGTGA
- a CDS encoding glutathione S-transferase N-terminal domain-containing protein has protein sequence MSNLELYELEGCPYCAKVKDKLADLDLEYDSHMVPSSHSERTEVEEVSGQTGVPVLVDHEHGVDGMSESDDIVAYLDETYGQSAA, from the coding sequence ATGTCGAACCTCGAACTCTACGAGCTGGAAGGCTGTCCGTACTGTGCGAAGGTGAAGGACAAGCTCGCCGATCTCGATCTCGAATACGACTCGCACATGGTGCCGAGCTCTCACAGCGAACGCACCGAAGTCGAAGAAGTCAGCGGGCAGACCGGCGTGCCCGTCCTCGTCGATCACGAACACGGCGTCGATGGGATGTCCGAATCCGATGACATCGTGGCGTATCTCGACGAGACCTACGGCCAGAGCGCGGCGTAG
- a CDS encoding branched-chain amino acid transaminase: MSGFDDMDVDTIWMDGEFVDWDDAQIHVLTHGLHYGSGVFEGVRCYDTEQGPAIFRWDEHLDRFYDSAKPYDMDIEFSREELTDATHELIERQNLQSCYIRPIAFYGYNTLGVSPQDCPTRVAIACWPWGTYLGEDALENGVDVMVSSWRKHASSQIPTNAKTTGLYVNSMLAGEEARRNGYVEAIVLNKEGNVAEGPGENLFLVRDDAIYTPGLAESILDGITRQTVIELAEEAGYEVHEESAISRGELYTADELFFTGSAAEVTPIKTVDDVTIGAGERGPITEELQSRFFEVVERRTDDHDEWFTYI, from the coding sequence ATGAGCGGCTTCGACGACATGGATGTCGACACGATCTGGATGGACGGCGAGTTCGTCGACTGGGACGACGCCCAGATCCACGTGCTGACCCACGGGCTCCACTACGGCTCGGGCGTGTTCGAGGGCGTCCGGTGTTACGACACCGAGCAAGGGCCGGCGATCTTCCGGTGGGACGAGCACCTCGATCGGTTCTACGACTCCGCGAAGCCATACGACATGGACATCGAGTTCTCCCGAGAGGAGCTCACCGACGCCACCCACGAACTCATCGAGCGCCAGAACCTCCAGTCGTGTTACATCCGTCCGATCGCGTTCTACGGGTACAACACGCTCGGCGTGAGTCCCCAGGACTGCCCCACTCGGGTCGCGATCGCGTGCTGGCCGTGGGGCACGTATCTCGGCGAGGATGCGCTCGAAAACGGCGTCGACGTGATGGTGTCCTCCTGGCGCAAACACGCCTCCAGCCAGATCCCGACGAACGCGAAGACCACGGGTTTGTACGTCAATTCGATGCTCGCCGGCGAGGAAGCCCGACGGAACGGCTACGTCGAGGCGATCGTGCTGAACAAGGAAGGCAACGTCGCCGAAGGTCCCGGCGAGAACCTCTTTCTGGTTCGTGACGACGCGATCTACACGCCCGGTCTCGCCGAGTCGATCCTCGATGGTATCACCCGCCAGACCGTGATCGAGCTCGCCGAGGAGGCGGGCTACGAGGTCCACGAGGAGTCGGCGATCAGCCGCGGCGAGCTCTACACCGCCGACGAGCTGTTCTTCACCGGCTCGGCGGCCGAGGTCACCCCGATCAAGACCGTCGACGACGTCACGATCGGCGCTGGCGAACGCGGCCCCATCACCGAGGAGCTCCAGTCGCGCTTCTTCGAGGTGGTCGAGCGCCGGACCGACGACCACGACGAGTGGTTCACCTATATCTAG
- the arcD gene encoding arginine/ornithine antiporter ArcD, whose protein sequence is MSDFAPLEYGEIEPSRRPSLAEALVPVAAVVLALGIGSGYLGLAPHGPLLWAIAFTGLFARYRLGYDWEGVYDAAASGLRMGLQAILILFVIYGLIATWTSAGTIPGLMYYGLGLLSPTVFLPVAAVLAAIVAFAVGSSWTTVGTLGVAFLGIGEGLGIPAPMTAGAIVSGAYAGDKQSPLSDTTNLAAAVTDTDLYDHITAMRLGTLVAFGLSVLAYAALGVIAVSGAGANVAAISDPLAATYALGPLVFLPLLVTFGLAIAGYPALPALVAGVFAGALTTTVAQGASFTRAWEVFLNGTAPETGSEVVNGLLATGGIAGSAWTIAVVVAALSLGGLLERTGILATLAHHLAAAIRSPGSLVAGTGVAAMATNAFSAQQYMSIVVPGMSLRSLYDEYDLPTTDLSRAVEAAGTPSGPLFPWHAGAVYMAGVLGFATSWAFVPYYFFGFLSPLALFVMAYTGHGVTRSTAGADAAAPADD, encoded by the coding sequence ATGAGTGATTTCGCACCGCTCGAGTACGGGGAGATCGAGCCGTCGCGGCGGCCGAGTCTCGCCGAGGCGCTCGTGCCGGTCGCCGCGGTCGTCCTCGCCCTCGGGATCGGGTCGGGCTATCTCGGCCTCGCGCCGCACGGACCGCTGCTCTGGGCCATCGCGTTCACCGGGCTGTTCGCCAGATATCGCCTGGGCTACGACTGGGAGGGCGTCTACGACGCCGCCGCGAGCGGCCTCCGGATGGGGCTGCAAGCGATCCTGATCCTGTTCGTGATCTACGGGCTCATCGCGACGTGGACGAGCGCCGGGACGATTCCAGGACTGATGTACTACGGGCTTGGCCTGCTCTCGCCGACGGTCTTTCTCCCTGTCGCAGCGGTCCTCGCCGCGATCGTGGCCTTCGCGGTCGGCTCCTCGTGGACCACTGTGGGAACGCTCGGAGTGGCCTTCCTCGGGATCGGTGAAGGGCTCGGCATCCCCGCACCGATGACCGCGGGCGCGATCGTCTCCGGGGCGTATGCCGGCGACAAGCAGAGCCCACTCTCGGATACGACGAATCTCGCGGCCGCGGTCACCGACACCGACCTCTACGACCACATCACCGCGATGCGACTCGGCACGCTCGTCGCATTCGGCCTCTCGGTGCTCGCGTACGCTGCGCTCGGCGTGATCGCCGTTTCGGGCGCGGGCGCGAACGTCGCCGCGATCAGCGATCCGCTCGCCGCGACGTACGCCCTCGGCCCGCTCGTCTTCCTTCCACTGCTGGTCACGTTCGGACTCGCGATCGCCGGCTATCCGGCGCTCCCGGCGCTGGTCGCGGGTGTCTTCGCCGGCGCGCTCACCACAACCGTCGCCCAGGGCGCGTCGTTCACCCGTGCGTGGGAGGTGTTCCTGAACGGTACCGCCCCGGAGACGGGTAGTGAAGTCGTGAACGGCCTGCTCGCGACCGGCGGGATCGCCGGCTCGGCGTGGACCATCGCGGTCGTCGTCGCCGCGCTCTCGCTCGGTGGCCTGCTCGAACGCACGGGAATCTTGGCGACGCTCGCACACCACCTCGCGGCGGCGATCCGATCGCCAGGCTCGCTCGTGGCGGGCACCGGCGTCGCCGCGATGGCGACGAACGCGTTCTCGGCCCAGCAGTACATGAGCATCGTCGTGCCCGGGATGAGTCTCCGGAGCCTCTACGACGAGTACGACCTCCCGACGACCGACCTCTCACGTGCGGTTGAGGCTGCCGGCACGCCTTCGGGGCCACTCTTCCCGTGGCACGCCGGCGCGGTGTACATGGCGGGCGTGCTCGGCTTCGCGACCTCGTGGGCGTTCGTCCCGTACTACTTCTTCGGCTTTCTCTCGCCGCTCGCGCTGTTCGTGATGGCGTACACAGGCCACGGCGTGACGCGGTCGACCGCGGGGGCTGACGCCGCAGCGCCCGCCGACGACTAA
- the ribB gene encoding 3,4-dihydroxy-2-butanone-4-phosphate synthase: MTSRTTERAADAGDTAEPADRAIAAFARGDPVLVHDAADREGETDLIYPASAITSDAVARLRNDAGGLVCVALSDTVASAFDLPFAREIVDHPAADGDELAYGDRSSFSLTVNHRDTYTGITDDDRALTIAALGRAAAAPDDTDFAATFRVPGHVHLLRGAPGLLAERRGHTELALALAAAADCPPAAVVCEMLDDAGGALAPADAEAYAKEHDLVYVEGAALVDWLAD; encoded by the coding sequence GTGACCTCGCGGACGACCGAACGCGCTGCCGACGCGGGTGACACCGCCGAACCCGCCGACCGCGCGATCGCGGCGTTCGCGCGCGGCGACCCCGTCCTCGTCCACGACGCCGCCGACCGCGAGGGCGAGACCGACCTGATCTACCCTGCCAGCGCAATCACGTCCGACGCGGTCGCCCGGCTCCGCAACGACGCTGGTGGTCTCGTCTGTGTCGCGCTTTCCGATACGGTGGCGAGCGCGTTCGACCTTCCCTTCGCCCGCGAGATCGTCGACCACCCGGCAGCCGACGGCGACGAACTGGCCTACGGCGATCGCTCCTCCTTCTCGCTCACGGTGAACCACCGCGACACGTACACAGGAATCACCGACGACGATCGGGCGCTGACGATCGCCGCACTCGGCCGGGCGGCCGCCGCACCGGACGACACCGACTTCGCCGCGACGTTTCGCGTGCCCGGTCACGTCCACCTCCTCCGCGGTGCACCCGGCCTCCTCGCCGAACGCCGTGGCCACACCGAACTCGCGCTCGCGCTCGCGGCGGCCGCGGACTGTCCGCCCGCGGCCGTGGTCTGTGAGATGCTCGACGATGCGGGCGGTGCGCTCGCGCCGGCGGACGCCGAGGCGTACGCCAAGGAGCACGATCTCGTCTACGTCGAGGGTGCGGCGCTCGTCGATTGGCTCGCCGATTAG
- a CDS encoding DUF120 domain-containing protein, translating to MSTATERAVGNDERATLKLLALRGALDGEVKVSCANLAASLDASNQTASRRLQRLDDADLLTRETVNDGQWVAITPSGERELREAYAAYRRIFEEGLTVELVGSVTGGMGEGRHYITLPGYAEQFEERLGYEPFPGTLNVDLTDESIRSRTALAGIEPIGIDGWEDDDRTYGPAVCYPATVEASDEADDRAHVIAPERTHHDDDQLEVIASDKLRETLDLDDGDRVTVRIEGET from the coding sequence ATGTCGACGGCAACCGAGCGCGCAGTCGGGAACGACGAGCGCGCCACGCTGAAGCTGCTGGCGCTCCGCGGCGCACTCGACGGCGAGGTCAAGGTTTCGTGCGCGAACCTCGCAGCCTCTCTCGACGCCTCGAACCAGACCGCCTCCCGCCGGCTCCAGCGACTCGACGACGCCGACCTCCTCACGCGCGAGACTGTGAACGACGGCCAGTGGGTTGCGATCACGCCGTCGGGCGAGCGCGAACTCCGCGAGGCATACGCCGCCTACCGACGCATCTTTGAGGAGGGACTCACGGTCGAACTCGTCGGGAGCGTCACCGGCGGGATGGGCGAGGGTCGCCACTACATCACGCTGCCTGGCTACGCCGAGCAGTTCGAGGAACGACTCGGCTACGAACCGTTCCCCGGGACACTGAACGTCGATCTCACCGACGAGAGCATTCGGTCGCGCACGGCGCTTGCCGGGATCGAGCCGATCGGGATCGACGGCTGGGAGGACGACGACCGCACCTACGGCCCCGCCGTCTGCTATCCGGCGACCGTCGAGGCATCGGACGAGGCCGACGATCGTGCCCACGTCATCGCGCCCGAGCGTACCCACCACGACGACGACCAGCTCGAAGTGATCGCCTCCGACAAGCTCCGCGAGACGCTCGACCTCGACGACGGGGATCGCGTGACCGTCCGAATCGAGGGTGAAACGTGA
- a CDS encoding MaoC family dehydratase, whose amino-acid sequence MVDDDRADDDPTERVPSLDAMESWSDVSRHVLNSYVEANRAIMAGLGLERPTGPDERITAPIAELSYVTAGWSFERSADSRAALGVGDYVRFSKPVHDGDVHAFAQASGDTNRLHLDDGFAATTRFGGRIAHGTLVSGLISAALARLPGLTIYLSQNVEYRGPVEIGETVTAECEIVEDLGDDQYRLTTAVESDEGETVIDGEAVVLIDELPDD is encoded by the coding sequence ATGGTCGACGACGACCGAGCGGACGACGACCCCACGGAACGGGTACCGTCGCTCGACGCGATGGAGTCGTGGTCCGATGTCTCCCGGCACGTCCTGAACAGCTACGTCGAGGCCAACCGAGCGATCATGGCGGGGCTGGGTCTCGAACGCCCGACCGGGCCGGACGAGCGGATCACGGCCCCGATCGCGGAGCTTTCGTACGTGACGGCAGGCTGGTCGTTCGAGCGGTCGGCCGATAGCCGTGCGGCGCTCGGCGTCGGCGACTACGTCCGGTTTTCGAAGCCGGTCCACGACGGCGATGTCCACGCGTTCGCTCAGGCCAGCGGCGATACCAACCGACTCCATCTCGACGATGGGTTCGCCGCGACGACGCGTTTCGGCGGCCGGATCGCCCACGGCACGCTGGTCTCGGGGCTGATCAGCGCCGCACTCGCCCGCCTTCCCGGACTCACCATCTACCTCTCTCAGAACGTCGAGTACCGCGGCCCGGTGGAGATCGGCGAGACCGTGACCGCCGAGTGCGAGATCGTCGAAGATCTCGGCGACGACCAGTACCGGCTGACGACCGCGGTCGAGAGCGACGAGGGCGAGACAGTGATCGACGGCGAGGCGGTGGTCCTGATCGACGAACTCCCCGACGACTGA
- the argS gene encoding arginine--tRNA ligase translates to MFLSLRDDVADALSAALATLDVPGTDLGIEEPPENVDAALASSVAFRLAAERGAPPPQVAQEVADALDTAGYEYLDRVSLAGPYVNFHPSEAYYDDTLAAAGDNGYGRLDPKDESVVVEHTSANPTGPVHVGRARNPIIGDAVANVLDFAGYDVTRHYYVNDAGRQMAVFTWAYETFEEDELPEPERPRADYDLVRYYRKGNEFLEEVSEAERRVAEDEIQSILQGLEDGDEATFERVNEVVEPMLGGMSSSLERLPVTYDEFVRETRFMRSGATDDVIERLQDTENAVYEEDAWQLDLPDFEKKLVFLRSDGTSLYTTRDLAHHEWKFDNFDHAVTVLGEDHKLQAEQLRGALDLLGNDTDQLRSVYYSWVNLPEGGMSTRAGTGVDLDDLLDESIDRAREEVESRLESRIRDDDLTENDVERIARQVGLGAVRYDIVSKQPTKAITFEWDRALDFEAQSAPYVQYVHARTCGILAEADGVPALDGVDASTLTTPEERALLDVIARFPAVVESAADELAPHVVATYTREFAERFNAFYRECPVLDAEGETRTARLALVAAARTTMANALGLLGVAAPESM, encoded by the coding sequence ATGTTCCTCTCGCTTCGCGACGACGTCGCCGACGCGCTCTCCGCGGCGCTCGCGACGCTCGACGTGCCGGGGACGGATCTCGGTATCGAGGAGCCTCCCGAGAACGTCGACGCCGCACTCGCCTCTAGTGTGGCCTTCCGGCTGGCCGCAGAGCGCGGCGCACCCCCGCCCCAGGTCGCCCAGGAGGTCGCCGACGCGCTCGACACCGCGGGCTACGAGTATCTCGATCGGGTCTCTCTCGCGGGGCCGTACGTCAACTTCCACCCCAGCGAGGCGTACTACGACGACACACTCGCGGCCGCCGGCGACAACGGCTATGGCCGACTCGACCCGAAGGACGAGTCGGTCGTGGTCGAACACACTAGCGCGAATCCTACCGGCCCCGTCCACGTTGGCCGGGCGCGCAACCCCATCATCGGCGACGCGGTCGCGAACGTCCTTGACTTCGCTGGCTACGACGTCACCCGCCATTACTACGTCAACGACGCCGGCCGCCAGATGGCGGTGTTCACGTGGGCCTACGAGACCTTCGAGGAAGACGAACTTCCCGAACCGGAACGACCACGTGCGGACTACGATCTCGTGCGCTACTACCGGAAGGGCAACGAGTTCCTCGAAGAGGTGAGCGAGGCCGAGCGCAGGGTAGCCGAGGACGAGATCCAATCGATCCTCCAGGGGCTCGAAGACGGCGACGAGGCGACTTTCGAGCGGGTGAACGAGGTCGTCGAACCGATGCTCGGTGGGATGAGCTCGTCGCTCGAACGACTGCCCGTGACGTACGACGAGTTCGTCCGCGAGACGCGGTTCATGCGCAGCGGCGCGACCGACGACGTGATCGAGCGGCTCCAAGACACCGAGAACGCGGTCTACGAAGAGGACGCGTGGCAGCTCGATCTTCCCGACTTCGAGAAGAAGCTGGTCTTCCTCCGATCCGACGGGACGAGCCTCTACACCACCCGCGACCTCGCCCACCACGAGTGGAAATTCGACAACTTCGATCACGCGGTCACGGTGCTCGGCGAGGACCACAAGCTCCAGGCCGAACAGCTCCGGGGGGCGCTCGACCTGCTCGGTAACGATACCGACCAGCTTCGCTCCGTGTATTACTCGTGGGTCAACCTCCCGGAGGGCGGCATGAGTACCCGTGCGGGCACCGGCGTCGATCTCGACGACCTGCTCGACGAGTCGATCGACCGCGCGCGCGAGGAGGTCGAATCCCGGCTCGAAAGTCGGATCCGCGACGACGATCTCACCGAGAACGATGTCGAGCGGATCGCCCGCCAGGTCGGCCTTGGTGCGGTCCGATACGACATCGTCTCCAAACAGCCCACGAAGGCGATCACTTTCGAGTGGGACCGTGCGCTCGACTTCGAGGCTCAGTCCGCGCCGTACGTCCAGTACGTCCACGCCCGGACCTGTGGGATCCTCGCGGAGGCCGACGGGGTTCCAGCTCTCGATGGTGTGGACGCGAGCACGCTCACGACGCCCGAAGAGCGCGCGCTGCTCGACGTGATCGCGCGGTTCCCGGCAGTCGTCGAGAGCGCGGCCGACGAACTCGCCCCTCACGTCGTCGCCACCTACACCCGCGAGTTCGCCGAACGGTTCAACGCTTTCTACCGCGAGTGTCCCGTACTCGACGCCGAGGGCGAGACCCGCACGGCGCGGCTCGCCCTCGTCGCCGCCGCCAGGACCACGATGGCGAACGCACTCGGCCTCCTCGGGGTGGCTGCACCCGAATCGATGTGA
- a CDS encoding DsbA family oxidoreductase: MSERENTLVEYADYSCPFCYLAHRSLEQYRRTRDDALTVDWRPFDLRNEKRGPDGEIDDEADKGYPTEVEQRIGQLRTKFDADEMLSLDEVPKVDSLNAQVVSAYIRNEYPDQWAEVNAAIFDTLWEDGRDISDGGVLAEIAADAGVDRDETYDAIADDERRSQLFERFERARRDGVSDVPTFVVDGRTTTGVLSPEEIERFVSDP; this comes from the coding sequence ATGAGCGAACGCGAGAACACTCTCGTCGAGTACGCGGACTACAGTTGTCCGTTCTGCTATCTCGCCCACCGATCTCTCGAACAGTATCGACGAACGCGCGACGACGCACTAACCGTCGACTGGCGGCCGTTCGACCTCCGAAACGAGAAACGCGGGCCGGATGGCGAGATCGACGACGAGGCCGACAAAGGGTATCCGACCGAGGTCGAACAGCGCATCGGACAACTGCGAACGAAGTTCGATGCGGACGAGATGCTGTCTCTCGACGAAGTTCCCAAAGTAGATTCTCTCAACGCACAGGTGGTCTCGGCATACATCCGGAACGAGTATCCCGACCAGTGGGCCGAGGTCAACGCCGCGATATTCGACACTCTGTGGGAGGACGGCCGCGACATCAGCGACGGCGGGGTTCTGGCCGAAATCGCAGCGGATGCTGGCGTGGACCGCGACGAGACCTACGACGCCATCGCGGACGACGAACGCCGCAGCCAGCTTTTCGAGCGGTTCGAGAGAGCGCGACGCGACGGCGTCAGCGATGTCCCGACGTTCGTTGTCGACGGCCGGACTACGACGGGCGTCCTCTCTCCCGAAGAGATCGAGCGGTTCGTTTCGGACCCGTAA
- the prf1 gene encoding peptide chain release factor aRF-1 translates to MSAQEAEQSDRKKYEFRKVIEDLKEYEGSGTQLVSIYVTPGEMISDIVAHVNEEYSEASNIKSKQTRTNVQDALKSIKDRLRYYDTPPENGMAVFSGAIDTGGGRTDMVTRVLEDPPQPIQSSLYRCSSEFVTEPLEEMFTDQGLFGLIVLDRREANVGWLRGKRVVPVKSASSLVPGKQRKGGQSAQRFARLRLEAIDNFYQEVAGMANDLMVPERHEIDGVLVGGPSPTKDEFLDGDYLHHELGEKVIGKFDVAYTDESGLSDLVDSAGDALADQEVMQDKAEMEEFFSELHGGDLATYGFGPTRENLVLGSVDRLLISEELRDDVVTYECPDGHEDRELVDRRSDTPEHTCETCDAEPEEIEREDVIEHLMEIADNRGTETKFISEDFEKGEQLLNAFGGIAGILRYSTGV, encoded by the coding sequence ATGAGTGCCCAGGAAGCCGAACAGTCCGACCGGAAGAAGTACGAGTTCCGGAAGGTCATCGAGGATCTGAAGGAGTACGAGGGATCAGGAACGCAGCTCGTCTCCATCTACGTCACGCCGGGCGAGATGATCAGTGACATCGTCGCCCACGTCAACGAGGAGTACTCCGAGGCGTCGAACATCAAGTCGAAACAGACCCGGACCAACGTCCAGGACGCGCTGAAGTCGATCAAGGACCGCCTCCGGTACTACGACACCCCGCCCGAAAACGGGATGGCGGTGTTCAGCGGCGCGATCGACACCGGCGGTGGCCGGACCGATATGGTTACCCGAGTCCTCGAAGACCCGCCACAGCCCATTCAGTCCTCGCTGTACCGGTGTTCCTCGGAGTTCGTGACCGAACCGTTAGAGGAGATGTTCACCGATCAAGGACTCTTCGGACTGATCGTCCTCGATCGGCGGGAGGCGAACGTGGGCTGGCTCCGCGGCAAACGGGTCGTCCCTGTCAAGTCGGCATCCTCGCTGGTTCCCGGAAAACAGCGAAAGGGTGGCCAGTCCGCTCAGCGGTTCGCCCGCCTGCGACTGGAGGCGATCGATAACTTCTACCAGGAAGTCGCGGGGATGGCGAACGACCTGATGGTGCCCGAACGCCACGAGATCGACGGCGTTCTCGTGGGTGGGCCCTCGCCAACCAAAGACGAGTTCCTCGACGGTGACTACCTCCACCACGAACTCGGCGAGAAGGTGATCGGGAAGTTCGACGTGGCCTACACCGACGAGTCGGGTCTCTCCGACCTCGTGGATTCGGCGGGCGACGCGCTCGCCGATCAAGAGGTGATGCAGGACAAAGCCGAGATGGAGGAGTTCTTTTCGGAGCTCCACGGTGGCGATCTCGCGACCTACGGGTTCGGCCCCACGAGGGAAAACCTCGTGCTCGGATCGGTCGATCGCCTCCTCATCTCCGAGGAACTCCGGGACGACGTCGTGACCTACGAGTGTCCGGACGGCCACGAGGACCGCGAACTCGTCGATCGACGAAGCGATACGCCGGAACACACCTGTGAGACATGTGACGCCGAGCCGGAAGAAATCGAGCGCGAAGACGTGATCGAACACCTGATGGAAATCGCTGACAATCGAGGGACGGAAACCAAGTTCATCTCCGAGGACTTCGAGAAGGGCGAGCAGCTGCTGAACGCGTTCGGCGGGATCGCGGGAATCCTCCGCTATTCGACAGGTGTCTGA